CCGTGGTTCCCTTTGCCGATCACAATGCCATGCTGGACCCGAGCACGGCCGATGTCACCGGGCGCGTTTTGGAGATGCTCGGCCACTACCGCTTCGCCCGCCAACATCCGGCGGTGCGCCGCGCCATCCAATTCCTGAAAAGCGAACAGGAAGCCGATGGCTCCTGGTACGGCCGCTGGGGGGTCAACTACCTTTATGGGACCAGCCAGGTGTTGCGCGGGCTGGCCGCGGTGGGCGAAGCCGAAGAAGCCTATTGCCAGCATGCTGCTCAATGGCTTCGTTCGGTGCAAAACGAGGACGGGGGTTGGGGCGAGACCTGTCGCTCCTACGAAGATCCGGAGCACAAGGCGAAAGGTCCGAGCACAGCCTCGCAGACGGCGTGGGCTTTGATTGGCTTGTTTGCTTCCGGCGATGCCAAGAGCATCGGGGTGCAACGGGGCGTTCGCTACCTGATGGAAACGCAGCGCCAGGATGGTTCCTGGCGGGAAGATTATTTCACCGGGACGGGTTTTCCTAAGGTCTTTTACCTTAAATACCACCATTACCCGCTCTATTTTCCGCTCTATGCCCTGGCGCATTATGAGCGGCTGCTGCGAGGCGGCTCGGCTGGCGCCAAAGCACCGGAAGAGGAATCGGTGCCCATCCGTCCGGAGGATTTCCGGGTCCGGGGGAAATGAGGGAACCAATGCGTTTTCCACTGAGCTTGAGCGTTTCGTTTGCAAAATACCTGATTGGCAAGCGATTGCGGAACGGCCACGAGCGCTTTCCGCTGGTCATGATGTTGGAGCCTTTGCATGCCTGCAACTTGACTTGCACCGGCTGTGGCCGCATCCGGGAATACAAGCAAACCATCACCGAGATGCTCACCGTCGAGCAGTGTATCCGGGCGCTCGAAGAGTGCGGCGCTCCCATCGTCTCCATCTGTGGCGGCGAGCCGATGATCTACCCCCACCTGGGAGAACTGGTGAGCGAGATCCTGAAGCGCAGGAAGCACATCTACCTCTGCACCAATGGCATGTTCATCACCAAGCGCTTGCATGAGTTCAAGCCCACTTCGCGCTTCTTTTTCAACGTCCATTTGGACGGACTCGAAAAGACGCATGACCTGTGCGTCGAGCGCCAGGGCGTCTTCCAACAGGCCATCGAGGGCATCAAGGCAGCCAAGGCGGCGGGCTTCCTTGTCTGTTCCAACACCACCGTTTACAAGGAAACGGATATGGCGGAGATCGAGCATCTCTTTGAGTTTTTGACCGGCCTCGGCGTCGATGGCTTCATGATCTCACCCGGATATTCTTATTCGGCGGTGCAGTCCAAGGAAATTTTCATGACCCGTCAGGATATCCACCAGAAATTTCGTCACATTGATCGGCTGTTTGAAAAATATCGTTTGATCACATCGCCGATCTATCTGGAATTTCTCAAGGGCGAGCGCACTTTTCAGTGCACCGCCTGGGGCAACCCGACCTACAACACCCAGGGCTGGAAAGGCCCGTGCTACCTGATGACCGACGCTCATCATAAGACGTTCACCGATTTGATTCACAACACGCCCTGGGAGAGATACGGCCATGGTCGAGACCCGCGCTGCGAGAATTGCATGGTGCACTGCGGATACGAACCCTCGGCCGTGCTGGGCGTGAACCGAAAGTTGGGCGATACTCTCAAGATGATCGCCTGGCAATTCTCCTAGTGCCGCTGGGGCGGCCAGACCTTGACGACGCTGGTAACCGGCGCAACCGGATTCATCGGCAGCCACTTGGCCAGGCAACTGGCCGAGCGAGGCGACCGGGTGCGTGTGCTGGTTCGGCAAAGGAGCTCCCTGGCCAACCTCCAGGGTGTCGAAGTGGAAGCCGTGCGGGGTGACTTGCTCGAGCCGGAGAGCCTCCGGGCGCTGCTCCGCGGCTGCCGCAAGGTGTTTCACGTGGCTGCTGATTACCGCCTCTGGGCCCGCCACCCGGACGAAATGTATCGCACCAATGTCATGGGCACCCGCCATTTGCTCCAGTTGGCGTTTGAAGAGGGGGTGGAAACCTTTGTTTATACGAGCAGCGTGGCCACCATCGCGCCGCCCCGTGACGGCGAGGTCAGCAACGAGGAGAGCCTTGCCACCCTTGCTCGCATGATCGGGCCTTACAAACGCTCGAAGTTTCTCGCCGAGCAGGAAGCGCTCGCCATGGCGCGCAAGGGGCTCCCGGTGATCATCGTGAATCCGACGGCCCCCGTCGGCCCGGGCGACATCAAGCCCACGCCCACCGGGAAAATGATCCTGGATTTTCTCAACCGGCGAATGCCCGCCTACGTGGACACGGGCCTGAACTGGGTTGCGGTCGAGGATGTTGCCGCCGGGCACTTGCTGGCCGCCGATCGAGGCAGGGTGGGCGAGCGCTATATTCTCGGTCATCGCAACCTGACCATGAAACAGATTCTGGACGCGCTCGAAAAGCTGACC
The window above is part of the Candidatus Acidiferrales bacterium genome. Proteins encoded here:
- a CDS encoding prenyltransferase/squalene oxidase repeat-containing protein; its protein translation is VVPFADHNAMLDPSTADVTGRVLEMLGHYRFARQHPAVRRAIQFLKSEQEADGSWYGRWGVNYLYGTSQVLRGLAAVGEAEEAYCQHAAQWLRSVQNEDGGWGETCRSYEDPEHKAKGPSTASQTAWALIGLFASGDAKSIGVQRGVRYLMETQRQDGSWREDYFTGTGFPKVFYLKYHHYPLYFPLYALAHYERLLRGGSAGAKAPEEESVPIRPEDFRVRGK
- the hpnH gene encoding adenosyl-hopene transferase HpnH; this translates as MRFPLSLSVSFAKYLIGKRLRNGHERFPLVMMLEPLHACNLTCTGCGRIREYKQTITEMLTVEQCIRALEECGAPIVSICGGEPMIYPHLGELVSEILKRRKHIYLCTNGMFITKRLHEFKPTSRFFFNVHLDGLEKTHDLCVERQGVFQQAIEGIKAAKAAGFLVCSNTTVYKETDMAEIEHLFEFLTGLGVDGFMISPGYSYSAVQSKEIFMTRQDIHQKFRHIDRLFEKYRLITSPIYLEFLKGERTFQCTAWGNPTYNTQGWKGPCYLMTDAHHKTFTDLIHNTPWERYGHGRDPRCENCMVHCGYEPSAVLGVNRKLGDTLKMIAWQFS
- the hpnA gene encoding hopanoid-associated sugar epimerase, with product MTTLVTGATGFIGSHLARQLAERGDRVRVLVRQRSSLANLQGVEVEAVRGDLLEPESLRALLRGCRKVFHVAADYRLWARHPDEMYRTNVMGTRHLLQLAFEEGVETFVYTSSVATIAPPRDGEVSNEESLATLARMIGPYKRSKFLAEQEALAMARKGLPVIIVNPTAPVGPGDIKPTPTGKMILDFLNRRMPAYVDTGLNWVAVEDVAAGHLLAADRGRVGERYILGHRNLTMKQILDALEKLTGLPAPRVRLPHAVAMAAGYAENFLSCWLLRRPPRIPLDGVRMSKYKMFVDCSKAMRELGYAPTPVEDALARAVAWFCDAGYVRGSSSPQWRRAA